Part of the Amblyomma americanum isolate KBUSLIRL-KWMA chromosome 7, ASM5285725v1, whole genome shotgun sequence genome, acctttcggagcaattgagacggaggccgcagtgtcatctatgctgcccccccagtacccgtacctattttcgaacaggtccgatcacctcctgcgcgagaaggggcttttgtttggtgaggctagcgttcaggccttaaccagaccgagagttcgggagctcgctgcaaaggcggtagttgcggggccgacgttgtcgaacaatgagaaagggtcggaggcgcagcaagctgatattccgagcacgtcagaactggataaaattgagcctgtagcgttgaaggcaccaggtactggagaggaaatgcccgacaagggaaagttagaagagcttccggtcgagcttccgggactaggctcagtgacgaacagggaagacactgatcaagtcattagtgacttactcagtaaagcaccgctgtcgcctgagcagaaaaccgaactacaccaactcttacaagagtttcaaggtcagttctctgagaggcctggtaggacttctgtccttactcatgatatagagcttacctcgccagagccagtacgatccaaggcgtaccgggtgtcaccccgccagcgcgatattatggaggctgaggtaaagaaaatgctacagctcggtgttattgaggcgggtgagagtgattatacctcccctttgattttagttgaggtaccgggcaaggaacctcgtccttgcgtcgactaccgcaggcttaattccattactaaggatcaaatttatccgatccctaacatcgaggagcgccttgagaaagttagtagcgctcagtttatttccaccctagatcttgtcaggggttattggcaggttccccttacagaagaggctagtaggtatgcggcgttcatttcaccaatgggaacattccgtcctaaagttttgagttttggtttgaagaacgcgccatactgcttttcaagcctcatggacaaagtgttgcggggacaggaagaatttgctttaccgtatttagattacgtagcgatattctccgcatcctggtctgagcatatggcacacttgcgggcagtgctaacccgcctgcgcgaagcgggcttgacagtcaaggctcccaagtgccaattagcacaggccgaggttgtctacctcggtcacgtgattggacagggtcgtcgccgcccctctgaaataaaggtggccgctgtgcgagacttcccgcaaccgcgcacgaagaccgatattcggtcgttcttaggtgtcgccggctactatcagaggtacatccccaggtactccgatatcgcggctcccctgacggatgctctaagaaaaacagagccccaaacagtcgtctggagcgagaccatggaaagagctttcagcgccctaaagagcgccctaacaagccagcctgtgctacgatcgccagactacacaaaagggttcgttgttcagtgcgatgctagtgagcgaggcatgggcgttgtactgtgccaaagggacaatggagaagtggaacaccccgtcctgtatgctagtcgtaagctgacctgtcgtgagcaagcgtacagcgccaccgagaaagagtgtgcgtgtctcgtgtgggccgttcagaaattgtcatgctacctagccggctcgaggtttatcattgagacggatcactgccctctccaatggctgcagaccatatctcccaaaaatggccgcctcctgcgctggagcctcgctttgcaacaatattcctttgaggtgcgttacaaaaaggggagtctcaacggtaacgccgatggcttaagtcgaagcccctaacgtgggaatccgcctcaaagttgttggttactgatgttttcttcctgaggcaggatttttaacatattgcttttgtttagtgtttcaaagtgattatgtgctttctagtgcaattttccaatttgtggacgcgttctgagtgctgcttgactactgtaaggaactaggcagtagtataaaaggggaaagagcctggcagagcttagtgagggttgtctcgtgcttgctgactgagcggttgcgtttcggcgtagttctaacgcttgctgggaacgagcacaaaaatggcaactctcccgaagtgactttgcagtgtcctatgtgatcctgaacccgagaacgaggccttctctgtgcgctgcgctcaagcaacgtcgagggacgatcggtttcgattacgagcatcatcgagcgacatccctctggacagcggatgcagtcccctgaccatcgggatctccttctcccggcggggcggtctgttacgtctcgcctacctacgacgcgcggtatagccggcgcggatgcaacggacgccgcggcttcgttcatcgcggccgcaacgcctcccgccaagcgcgtccaggcatgtttcagtgccacgtgtcgtcgtgcgtgcgtgtgtgtgtgtgtgtgcatgttttgcccacgcttgtcaaagcgcggcagccggggagaggagctcctcaactgggaggcgaggaggtctgaccggcgccggcctggcggacgcgcccgtcacgcctgaacatgttcatgcgtcgccgtcttgtgcgactcatcccaagccgctccttcttgccctcgactccgagggtatataaagagagctgccccggacgccaacgagagacttcgattccttccttcgagtaacgtggtcgccctgaccggctgctcttttgcgatgccagaataaacaagttgttctgttgccagtcgactcatcctttgccgggaccttcggatgtttcctgctttgccccaggccgccaggccaacgctacccttggggcttgcaacccatttgcaacagcatGCCCAGATGTAGTGACAAAGTGTGGGGGAGGAGGGCTGGCTCCGCAGGTGCTAGAGTATGAAGGACAGTGGGTGATGTGGAAGGAGTGAACGAACTGAAGGGATGGAAATGAGTTTGAAGTCGTCGCCAATGTATGCTCTGTAAGTGGTCTAGTGTGCAGTGGGAAGGAGGGTATATCATACGGCTTTGCCTGCAGTGCTGTATGACAGTGTGGTAGTCAAGAGACTGGTTTTGGGTGTGTGTGTTTGCGGGTTGGCGAACGTAGCGTCCGGTGGATGGTCCTCCTGGCGTGGTGGTGCAGTTGTTAAGcaatgagccactgccctgcgatgggaggCGCTACCAGCGGTGGGAATTGTGCGACCTATGTCGCTCTTCCCGATCGactaattaatttaactgctacctgcgcaacggtgggcagtttgttatCTGTTGTGCAGGTTCTGATGATGCCGCAAGATCACGTAATTTATGTGGTCCACCTAGCTGCCTCCTAGTTTTCTGGCTGATGATGCCGCAAGATCACGTAATTTATGTGGTCCACCTAGCTGCCTCCTAGTTTTCTGGCTGGGGACCACCTGCCGGAGTTATGctcgccatttttcgctcacagaaGCGTAGCCGACAATGCCGACACTAGATTTTTTTGGGAATCGGGGAAACCTAGGAAGCTGTGTACTTATGACAAAAGCTGCCTGTTGCAATGCGTTTGCACGCTAGCCCGTCTATGCTCAAGGCATCTCTGCAGTAAAATTCAATTTCAGCTCTGCCGACTCGATATTCCACGACTTTCGAGCGTTGCCTGTTTGTGTATGCACTCCCACATCATTCACAATATATCTCAATCGCCAATATCTCCATCACGAGATCCCTCTCTAAACTGTTCGCGCAGCTTCATGAAATCTACTAGCGGATACATTGCTGTGCAAGGCAAATGAGTGACTAACAAAACTTTTACCAACTTCTCAATGCTTCGCACATATTACACCGTGATCATTACGTGCCAAGGAATCAGCAATCATAGACATTGTGCATTGAATGAAAAACCTTAACTCGAATGTTATAGCATATGAGAAGCAGTGCTGCGGCTAACGATTGGGACGTTACCTGCTGCACCAAGAGAAGAGCGTCTTATCGAAGCAGACGTCGGAAGGCTGCCGGCTGTGGACGCAGCTCTGCTCGCACTCCTTTCGTGTGGCGAACCGGTTGGGCGAGTGGTTGCAGACCTGCACGTCATCCGTGATGGTCCTGACACAGGTCCGCGTCGTGTGCCGATAGTACGCCTCGTGCCGGAACTTGGAGCAGTAAGTGTAGAAAGCCAGGCCGCACTTGTGCTTCGTCTGGGAAGCACAAGGGAATGAGTAGACGGCAATATGAACGACTAGTAATGTGTGcgtgcgggctagttggcaaTTCATGGTAATCCCTGTGTTTTGAACGCTTTACGTTTGCCATAAACGACCACCCCTGAGAAGATCAGCAAGCAGGAGTACCGCTCACTGAGGTGAGTGTCGATGAAGGTATTCATAGGGAAATATGCACGAGAATGTTGAGCGCGTATTGAAAAATACATGTGAGTTTTCCTAAATCAGAAATACTAGCAGGTATATATGTTCCCCTGGACATTTTCTCAGTGGCTTCCTAAcataatgaaaattgtttttcaaCTAACTAGCGCAGACCTAAATTTAGGAATGCGCGTAAAGATAGTATCGAGAAAATAGGAAGGTGAGACTAAAAGCGCTGACTGTCAAAGCTGCTTTGTCGCGCTGAAAGGCCATTCTGTAATTTGCTGACGTTCGAAGACACGATCGGTTTTTCCATCTCCCTGAGCATATTTTGTTCGCGTTACATACGTTTAAGCTAAGACCAGAAATCGAACAAAGCCTGCACATCTGCACTCGTCAAGGCGTACTGCCGCAGTAAACTTACCGGCCGGTGTATAGGGGCTGCCATGAGGGTTGGTCGCGCCTTAGGGATCCTCTCGCGTCGGGCAGCAGTGAAAGCCGGTGTATGGTGACGCGACCTCGAATGCCGTGGTAGAAGACCCGCGGCGTGCGTCCCTGTTCCGTACTTCTCCCTGCCCGGCTTTACTGCTTTGTGCCGTCGAGTTATCTTCATGACCGCATCGGCCTCCTCGTCCCCTTTGTCTTCAAGCCCAACCGCCGCACTGCGGACACGTGCAGGCGACCGATATCTGATCCCTGCCGATGGTTTCACAGCGGCCGACGTCCTCGCCAAAGGGAAGCCGCGCTGTATCGGCACGTCGTCTTCGGCAGATCTCCCAGCTCGATCTGCGTTGGCGTGTCCAAACAGCTCTTCTTGGATGCTGTGGGACAGGGCCGCCCACTTTACGTCGACCACGACAGCCGTGACGCAGCCAATCGACAGCGCAGCCAGGAACGCAACCAGGAAGTACCAGGGGCAACGAGCAGAGGAGCCGTGACGGTCGCGCTCCTCGGCGATGGAGCTCACGTGGTGCGACAAAGATGCTCGGTCGAACTCGTCGCCGTAAGTGGACTGAGAGAAGAGGTGGCTCACACTACGCAGGCTCCAGGGTACGTCGCACGAGACAGGGGACGGGCCGCGCTCTTTGCTCAATCCCTCGGTGCTCTCGCGAGGGCTCGTTGTTGCCCACAAGGGGAAGGGTACGCCCGGCCGCTCCAGGAACTCCTCCGTGCTTCTCGGAACGAAAGCTTGCGTAGAAGGCGCCGAAATCATTCCCAAAGATGCCTTGCTCTTGCGGGACGCCGTTAGGCCTTGTTTGAAGGGGCCTTCGGAGAGTAGCACGAAGCGTCGGCTATCCTGGCCGGGAGCAACGTCTTCTTGCAGAAGGCCTTCATTTGAAGAATGCTGGTGGAATGTCGCCACGTCTCGGTCCGACGAAGATACCTTGGGCAGAGGTGTTCCTGGTGACGCATCCATGGCTGATATGGTTGGTTGGCCTCAGACAAAGATGGCTCCTCTGCTGCAAACTGCTAGCCACGCGCCTCAACGCGCACTACTGTCTTCTACTTCTTTTGCCTTTAGCCGGAGCTTTCGTCGCCCGAAATAGAAATTGTGAGTCAGACAATCGAATAAAATTTCCGCATTGCTCCCAGAGTGGACCGGCCGGTGCTATGGCTCTATGTcagaaaaaaagatgtgaaatATGTCATGAAGGATGAAAGTGAAGTGCCTGCTTTCTTCCTTACAATTTGTGGTGTACAAGAAAACTTTACCTGTTTATTTCGAAGTGAATAGTGAGATTAAGCATGAAATTAAGCACGGTACTATAAAGCCGCACCCATTAGCAAGAGAAAGCTCTCTTGCGCTACGCAGGATCCTATGCTCCATGAAATAAAGGCGCCATTAATTGTCTTTTGTTGCTTGACTTTCCTGGCCGCAGAATCTTCCCAAATAAAATTTATATTACCAATCAATAAATTCATGTGGCAAATTAGTAGCCTTTCATACAGCATGCTGTGTTGTCGCCCTAACATAGAAATAACAAGATATTATGGAAATAACGTGGATTTGATTAAAAAAACAACGTAGAATGCATCATCATATTTTACAACACCTAGGAATAGCACAGATAATTTCAACATACAGAAGACCAATTTTTCCTGCTTTTAAATTGGTTCGAAAATTAATTTGCCCGTTGTACCTCCTTCGCACTTAAAGATGCACTGCGAAGGTTGTTGTCCTCGCATATGAGGGCACATACCGAGACTGGgggattcagattcagattcagaccattttatttcctttaagttgaaagtggaagacgaggcaaaaggcatggagcctgacgaggcctcgactcccatctttagttcggaggaggcaaaacttcaatacatttgcagggatttctcCTGATGAAATGGTGTACACATAGACATAAAATATAAAGTACATATGAACATAAAACGCTGGCTGTCGATTAACGCAACATTCGAAAGCACATCAGAGGATCCGCGATAGCATACTGGCGAGAAAAAGAAACCGCTGGATAACATGTTGGcataaacatgaaaaaaaaaataccttttttGCAAGAGTGGTGAATCGCATGGGCGTATGAGTGCAGCTATATACATAAGATATCATCAGTGATGATTAGGAATGATTTGTACTGCAATTTGAAGGGCTTAAATGGTAGCGTAATATCAATGTAGGACTGATGATGGTTAAATAACTTTGTTGCTTGATAATCAACATCCTGTCCCCGATAATTTTTCCccacttttcttgttttatgtgtaTGGGTTCGAAAGCTATAGTGTGGCGATATATCTGTAAATCTAGTGTAAAGATTTTTTTATGGATTAATTGCATCAGTTTAGAGTAATATACGTTGTTGGCTGGTAATATATCATGTCTTAAGACCGGTCAGAAATCTGGAGACATAGATTACTGCACATGTTTCTTTTGGCTGCACCTAAATTGTTCTCGAACATAATCTTTTTAAGCCCTTATTGGAGGCTCTTTCCCATGCACTGATCCCGCAGCGCCTATGTGTAGGAGATTCCCGTATTACCAAGACTACCACGATGGCCGGCGATGAGATTCACTACAGGTGTTTAAGTAGCCACTGGGAATGACCTGCTCTCACCCCTTGCCATGAAGTCTGCAGTTCTGAATTCTTGTTGTTTCCACTGAAGGAATGGGTGTGATTGGCGAGGGTTTGACGCAGACCCAGATAGAAGAAAAATTTGATGTAACTTTCATCATACGGTACAGAAATAAAGGCTCAGGAATCAGAGAATGTCAGTAATGAATTTGGAAAGATTGTGACACGGTAGGCATAGAAAccgagaaaacaaaaatataaaaaacttTCGgaggaaaagtaaagaaaaaatagctgtgatttagctctcgttaaacctggagtgacgcgatagctacagctggcggagtggaacttgctcagagcgaattgcaaagtcactctgtcgccgctccgtttcgctgggcgttccttcttcatcttcgtccctggacgtggattcactctcactctctccccccacccctaACTCggattcgccggcgcgccgcgccgccgccggcagctgccccgcaccacgtgaccagccacggccccatcacggagctcaaggggtgccacgcagctcaaggggtgccacgctgaaggctcgaaatgctagcgtaatgcagctatcgctacaaacgAAGAATTAATACAAGGATATCCCTGTTTCAATAATAGAACTATGACGAAACTACTGGCTGCGAAAAATACTGGCCTTAGGACATGCTCTTTGGGGTGCACCgaatgagaggaggacgggaatagtaaacggcagccctaatcgAGCGAGTATAATTTGAAAATACTTCGTTTTTTGGGGTGCAAAGCGCTGTCAGGAGTAGTTGTAATGATATCAGGATTGAACGTCACCTCAtcacgcacatagattcgacggcatAAACCCAGATCGGCATAAGTAAAGACTGAGACGTAGAATTCTGCAGCGAAAGAGCGTCATAGAAACCTGGCATAGCCTTGAACTGCATGAGCCCGCACTCCATAGAGATTTAAAATGCGCGAAATCCACTCACTGTATTAATGATGGGCTCATGGCTTATTTACGTCGTAAAGCAGGTAGAAGCGTTCAAAGCAGGCCACAGTCAGCAGGATAATGTCTGTACTGCTGTAATACCCTGGAATCGACTGAAAACGCTATTCTTGTCCACGAAGGTAGAAAAAAATCAGTAGGTATCAGCTCAAAAGACTTGTCCTCGAACTTTCAAGCGCTGCTGAGACTGAGAGGTAGTCTGAGCGTATGGTCGCATGAGAAATATAGCAGGGAACATTTAGAAGGGTTAAACCAAATTGCGATAAATTCGGCAGCTAATATTGGCATGTAATCTTGGACTGGGGCAAAATAACTGCAATCTAGTGCTTCCGAATAAGTACAAGGTCGGTCCAAAGTTCTCAGGCTGCATGGTTTCTTTCTGAGCAGTATAGTCGGGCAGTTAAAATGCACTCGAAGTTCAAATCCCTATAGAGCGTAGAGGAAGCATCGTTATAACGCCTGAGAACGCTGATATTTTTATCGGTATCTGAAGTGCCAGGATATACCGatgaaagcagaccctgtggcctggagcTTTTGACCGCCCCTGCACCTACTGCCGATTTTTCGCGTCTGTGAGAATAACTCCGTGGCTCTGATAACGGAATAGGTACTCTTTCAGGAGACCACTTAACGCATTCGCAATCAGGTTCATTGCATTAGGTGGCAGCGTATAGGCAAACCTACAATGCAGTTTGCCGGTACGAGTATCAACCCTGATTAGCTGAAGAAGTGCACCGGATGTAAGTCGCGGATTTGGTTTTTCTTTGAAAGTGAGCATGTTCATCGAATAAGAATGGACTTCATGTTAAATGGCCTCTTTTGACCCCTGTGGCATTTTACTGCCACATATTCGAAGCAGAATAATAATAAGCGCCAGTATCGCTGCGTACAAGACACAGTTCACGGACGAGACCCAGCCGAGAAAAGACCGTCTCCCGTCGAGACCATGGGAAACTTCACCGGACGTTTAAGGCCCCTGCAGGTTCGTTTCTGCGCTTACCCTTGTGGAGATGCTACTTTTACTTGTAGGAGTGTAGTCATGGAGGAGTGTGCATCTGCGTTGCGTTTGTGCCACTCTACACTGGCATTAAAGCACGCGTAAACCAAAGAATGCTTTTTGCTGAAAGTGTTAGATTTGACCAGTGCAGTAATCAGTCACGTGGTGGGAGGGGGGGTGTGTAGCGGTAGTAGTGCTGCGCATAGCGAGAGCGCGTGGTCATGCGCAACGACGACGACACCGTGATTAATTACAACGAACGTAACTGGCGACAGATGTGGATTGCGGCTATGCGTCGCTTTCCTGGAGGGCAACTTCTTACTCCTTGTCTTGTGTTCGAACACCGCTTTGAAGGAACTCAACACCGGTACAGCGGTTCAGTACGTCACACGGCGATAATTCATCTGCTTCTCCTCTGTCGACGAAAGACCTTGATCTTCGCTAGAACCAGGGATGAGATGGTAACTGgtaattaagcaaaaatacatagGTTAGTTTGCTGTGGTGTGTAGGGTTTAACTTTCTCCATCACGTTGATATATAGTAAATTTTGAGGCATCAGGTGTGCAGCGAGTGGTCAAAGACTGTCTGGATTTGGTGGCTAGCTAATCGTACGCATGACATGAACTCGCGACGtgatgcaaaaagaaaatgcagcagagaGAAGCGGCGCACGGCTCTGTTACAGCAGGTAAGACTGCAGAGTGCACCTCGCGGCGGCTTACTGCGCGTTGAATCATTAAAACATGTACATCATATCTTGAAATAGCTCTTTGGTGAAAACTCTATTGCTGAGCGCTCGCGTTGCGGAGCTTATGGAGTACTTTGGTAGCTGTGCTGCCTTGTAGATATTTTCTTGTATTTTTACAGTGGGCTTGTTCcaaccctgattccgcaatgcccgCATGACTGCTGAGCTTTTGAGTGACcgaaatgttttctcgtaatctatgaaggctatacaGGGGTTTGCTATATTCTTCACATATCTGTATCACTTAATTTATAGTGCGAATATGACCTATTAGGatcgtttacgaaagcctgcatgataatttggttgattgaagtctaaggttgtcctgaatcTATTAACGAGTACAGTACTAAATACCTTATAGTCCGACAGTACGGTGATTGGATTTTTAATTTTCAAGTTCTTGAGGCCTCCTTTCGTTTGGATTAAGATGTTGTAAGCGTTCTTCAAAGCTTCTCGCATGCTCCAGGTcaaaggcattgcgtatagagaGCGGCTACTTTTTCAAGCAGAATCTCTCTTGcgtccttcaacagatatgctgttatctgatcctcaccagctgctttccccctttgctgttgttaagccgccgcggtggctgagtggttatggcgctcagctgctggcccgaaagactcgggttcgatcccgactgaggcggtcgaatttcgatggaggcgaaaatctagaggcccgtgtactgtgcgatgtcagtgcacggtaaagaacgccaggtggtcgaaatttccggagcccttcactgcggcgttcctc contains:
- the LOC144097240 gene encoding uncharacterized protein LOC144097240 — its product is MDASPGTPLPKVSSSDRDVATFHQHSSNEGLLQEDVAPGQDSRRFVLLSEGPFKQGLTASRKSKASLGMISAPSTQAFVPRSTEEFLERPGVPFPLWATTSPRESTEGLSKERGPSPVSCDVPWSLRSVSHLFSQSTYGDEFDRASLSHHVSSIAEERDRHGSSARCPWYFLVAFLAALSIGCVTAVVVDVKWAALSHSIQEELFGHANADRAGRSAEDDVPIQRGFPLARTSAAVKPSAGIRYRSPARVRSAAVGLEDKGDEEADAVMKITRRHKAVKPGREKYGTGTHAAGLLPRHSRSRHHTPAFTAARRERIPKARPTLMAAPIHRPTKHKCGLAFYTYCSKFRHEAYYRHTTRTCVRTITDDVQVCNHSPNRFATRKECEQSCVHSRQPSDVCFDKTLFSWCSRLDVNASWWVFDGKRCRPWPFPHGLCPSPVDSDVFDSLHECKRRCSTRTDASDLHSGEQDDNSDRSASCRGPGTGATCGPDVLRFPYFADMSSGDGRMRCVRASAARLLTQRCLIGSNRFFSEGACKKACVRRRHHEA